The Formosa sp. Hel1_33_131 genome window below encodes:
- the dnaG gene encoding DNA primase, giving the protein MSYSNASIDRVRESDIVKTIANFVELKKAGSNYKCKSPFATEKTASFVVSPVKQIFKCYSTGFGGDGIAFVMQHESVDFLDAVRIISKIHNIFLDEEAVTPEVQRQRDIKTEMYTLTKQANRSFVNAFRKLKPSHWAKQMIADRGFDEDSLINFEIGYSCDQNKLTKWAIEKATVGTAKELGLIKTKESSTYDFFRSRLMFPIHNEKGSVVGFGGRQSNDPKLDSSYKYLNSKENPIYDKSSILYGLYQAKRTINKLGAVILTEGYTDVIAMHQHNCENTVASCGTALTTKHVQLLKKYAEEVILLRDGDPAGLRTMLKKDGDIDLCLSYGLNVSICILPDGEDPDSFARIQLDMHTWINDNKQDAVLYKASQFEMIRDRYQADLDSTTKQFDLLIEEELNVKIDLTDLKGDELKAAKETNKDVSKNIRQLKAQKTQELSEVQKIDPYKKAKAVTDVAETLFLIKHEVKRTEYVKQVAKLLQIGATTLKAEIGKFEVKSTEVKETEGGKLSMRGVRLPDGADKDEYMEGHGFVTVGNSYHFQRTTNTTFFQGTTFKMEPLFHIQGDKENKRLCEITNLRGKKKLIDFDSDMLANFNDFRKYLFRIGGFMFLTHNGVRTEHFDKFVYRFEEEFEPALELLTMGWNTKGFYAFANGVFWEGKFRSVNKYGIMNLEGIDAVENEYNQKIDNYYSPAFSVMHQDNQQGDDKYENDRYFVYKESGITLEDWQKQMILVFKEKGITGILFNFGALFRDLFLAHYDFFPLLGGFGEKDSGKSGFGKILQNFFYYRLPALDLTQATHVGLSRRLTRTTNAVNFCDEYKDKAVRPEVADLLMGVWNGNGREKGNGVGTNRSSIDKINSAVYYAGQFMPTYNENALATRTISQLFLLDKVKGFTAEEKSEYNKLLNWSNSGISSLVVKIVKHRSYFEQRLPLVHAETERHLKKLLSSETYQERMFGNVSMLYTTYAILKDKIKFPFTEAEVETLCVKLIIDNSELISDSNGLTEFWNIVTYMFEHGMINDKKDFKIDTDPTFNLTENRRKVEYKNSNGDQILYLRLKTVYQDYNKEATKREGIDVIGQTTLRSYFKSRPYFIGLVPSKHFGAAGSQSCYAFNYTMMRKNGLVTLEQNTDRDPEDEDPGLFSKELTDIKADI; this is encoded by the coding sequence ATGAGTTATAGCAACGCATCCATAGACAGAGTTAGAGAATCCGACATCGTAAAAACGATTGCTAATTTTGTGGAATTAAAAAAAGCCGGAAGTAATTATAAATGCAAGTCTCCTTTTGCAACAGAAAAAACAGCTTCGTTTGTGGTATCTCCAGTAAAACAGATTTTTAAATGCTATTCCACTGGCTTTGGTGGTGATGGGATTGCATTTGTCATGCAACATGAATCTGTAGATTTTTTGGATGCGGTGAGAATCATTTCTAAAATTCACAACATTTTTTTGGATGAAGAAGCTGTGACTCCAGAAGTTCAACGACAAAGGGATATTAAAACAGAAATGTACACGCTTACAAAACAAGCAAATCGCAGTTTTGTGAACGCGTTCCGAAAATTGAAACCGTCGCACTGGGCAAAGCAAATGATAGCCGATCGAGGTTTTGACGAGGACAGTCTTATCAATTTTGAAATAGGGTACAGTTGCGACCAAAACAAGCTGACTAAATGGGCGATTGAAAAAGCCACTGTTGGGACGGCCAAAGAATTAGGGTTGATAAAAACAAAAGAATCTTCTACCTACGATTTTTTTAGAAGCCGCCTCATGTTTCCAATCCACAACGAAAAAGGATCCGTTGTTGGTTTTGGCGGCCGTCAGTCGAACGATCCAAAACTTGACTCGAGTTATAAATATTTGAATTCAAAGGAAAATCCAATATATGACAAATCTTCGATTTTATACGGGTTGTACCAAGCAAAGCGAACGATTAACAAGCTCGGTGCGGTCATTCTAACGGAGGGTTATACGGATGTAATTGCCATGCACCAGCACAATTGCGAAAACACGGTAGCATCGTGCGGTACGGCTCTGACAACGAAACATGTGCAGCTTTTAAAAAAATATGCTGAAGAAGTTATTTTATTGCGCGATGGTGACCCAGCAGGCTTACGGACGATGCTCAAAAAAGATGGTGATATTGATTTGTGTCTGTCTTATGGATTGAATGTATCGATCTGCATCCTCCCGGATGGAGAAGATCCAGACAGCTTTGCACGGATTCAGTTAGATATGCATACTTGGATCAACGACAACAAACAGGATGCCGTGTTGTATAAAGCGTCTCAATTTGAAATGATTCGCGATCGGTATCAAGCAGATTTGGACTCAACTACAAAACAGTTTGATTTGTTGATTGAAGAAGAATTGAATGTTAAAATTGATTTAACGGATTTGAAAGGCGATGAACTGAAAGCCGCCAAAGAAACAAACAAAGATGTTTCCAAAAATATTAGACAACTGAAAGCCCAAAAAACACAAGAATTAAGTGAGGTACAAAAAATTGATCCTTACAAAAAAGCGAAGGCGGTGACGGATGTGGCTGAAACCTTATTTTTAATAAAGCATGAGGTAAAACGGACGGAGTATGTGAAGCAAGTTGCAAAATTATTGCAAATTGGAGCCACTACGCTCAAGGCTGAAATTGGAAAGTTTGAAGTAAAATCCACGGAGGTCAAAGAAACTGAAGGCGGCAAGCTTTCGATGCGTGGGGTTCGTTTGCCTGATGGTGCAGATAAAGATGAATATATGGAAGGTCATGGATTTGTAACGGTTGGCAATTCTTACCATTTCCAAAGAACCACAAACACCACCTTTTTTCAAGGGACTACTTTTAAGATGGAACCCCTGTTCCATATACAAGGAGATAAGGAAAACAAACGCCTTTGTGAAATCACTAATTTAAGAGGCAAAAAGAAACTGATTGATTTTGATAGTGATATGCTTGCAAATTTCAATGATTTTAGAAAATACCTTTTTCGTATTGGCGGTTTCATGTTTTTGACTCATAATGGTGTACGAACAGAACATTTTGACAAATTTGTGTATCGATTTGAAGAAGAATTTGAACCGGCACTCGAGCTGCTGACGATGGGATGGAATACCAAAGGTTTTTATGCCTTTGCGAATGGGGTGTTTTGGGAAGGGAAATTCAGATCGGTTAATAAATACGGCATCATGAATTTAGAAGGAATTGATGCGGTTGAAAACGAATATAATCAAAAAATAGATAATTATTATTCTCCGGCATTTTCAGTGATGCATCAAGACAACCAACAGGGCGATGACAAGTACGAGAATGACCGGTATTTTGTTTATAAGGAGTCTGGTATTACGTTAGAGGATTGGCAGAAACAAATGATTCTTGTTTTTAAAGAGAAAGGCATTACTGGTATTCTCTTTAATTTTGGGGCGTTGTTTCGGGATCTCTTTTTGGCGCATTACGATTTTTTCCCTTTGTTGGGTGGTTTTGGTGAAAAGGATTCTGGAAAATCGGGGTTTGGAAAGATCCTGCAAAACTTCTTTTATTATCGGTTGCCAGCTCTGGATTTGACACAAGCCACACACGTTGGGTTGTCTCGGAGGCTCACCCGGACTACGAATGCAGTTAATTTTTGTGACGAATATAAGGATAAGGCGGTACGTCCGGAGGTTGCGGATCTATTGATGGGGGTTTGGAATGGAAACGGACGGGAGAAAGGAAACGGCGTTGGAACGAACCGAAGTTCGATTGACAAAATTAATTCTGCGGTTTATTATGCCGGACAGTTTATGCCAACGTATAATGAAAATGCACTGGCTACTCGAACTATATCGCAGTTGTTTTTGTTGGACAAAGTAAAAGGTTTTACTGCTGAAGAGAAGTCTGAATATAATAAATTATTGAACTGGAGTAATTCTGGGATCAGTAGTTTGGTGGTTAAAATTGTGAAGCATCGATCGTATTTTGAGCAAAGGTTGCCATTGGTCCACGCTGAAACGGAGCGGCATTTAAAAAAGCTTCTAAGCTCAGAAACGTATCAGGAGCGTATGTTCGGAAATGTTTCGATGCTTTATACCACTTATGCTATTTTAAAGGATAAAATAAAATTTCCATTTACGGAAGCTGAAGTTGAAACGCTTTGTGTGAAATTGATTATTGATAATTCTGAATTGATTTCGGATAGTAATGGACTCACTGAATTCTGGAACATTGTGACATATATGTTTGAACACGGAATGATTAATGATAAAAAAGATTTTAAAATTGATACAGATCCGACTTTTAATCTTACTGAAAACAGAAGAAAGGTTGAGTACAAAAACAGCAACGGCGATCAAATTTTGTATTTGCGCTTAAAGACCGTTTATCAAGACTATAACAAAGAAGCAACCAAGCGCGAAGGAATTGATGTGATTGGACAGACCACGCTGCGCAGTTATTTTAAATCGCGCCCTTATTTTATTGGTCTGGTTCCTTCCAAACATTTTGGGGCGGCAGGATCTCAGAGTTGTTATGCTTTCAATTACACTATGATGCGTAAAAATGGACTGGTCACGTTGGAACAAAATACGGACAGAGACCCCGAGGACGAAGATCCCGGGTTGTTTAGTAAAGAATTAACAGACATAAAAGCAGATATATGA
- a CDS encoding ATP-binding protein gives MILKRHLTAQLHKWKIKSNRKPLIVRGARQVGKTTLINAFSKTYKNRLYLNLEKKADSQYFEQTDNVNTIIEALFISNNIISKDIGNTILFIDEIQEQPKAIQLLRYFYEEAPDLHVIAAGSLLEFALKNVKSFPVGRVEFLYLYPFNFIEYLEAIDHSTGLEQLNNIPINNVAHKTLLDLFNKYTIIGGMPEVVSQFAKSNSIVDLSSIYESIWSSYISDSEKYTTNTTAKNVIKHIMSSAAYAVDERIKFQNFGNSNYRSREVGEAMRNLHQAKVIQLIYPTTATELPIIPDLKKSPRLQFLDTGILNHILGIRAEMLVLEDLSQSYKGAIVPHIVTQEIISIQSNKSELPSFWVREKKQASSEVDLVFAMDGKLIPIEIKSGSTGSLKSLHQFIERTNHPYAIRMFAGEFSIQETKTPSGTPYLLMNLPYYLGSLIPHYVTYFIKNYQLSKT, from the coding sequence TTGATTTTAAAAAGACATCTTACAGCACAATTGCATAAATGGAAAATCAAATCCAATCGAAAACCTTTAATTGTTAGAGGTGCAAGACAAGTTGGGAAAACTACTTTGATCAATGCCTTTTCAAAAACTTATAAAAATCGCTTATACCTTAACTTAGAGAAAAAAGCAGATAGCCAGTACTTTGAACAAACGGATAATGTAAATACAATCATTGAAGCTCTATTTATTTCAAATAACATCATTTCGAAAGATATCGGTAATACAATACTTTTCATTGATGAGATACAAGAACAGCCAAAAGCAATACAGCTTTTGCGATATTTTTATGAAGAGGCTCCTGATCTTCATGTTATAGCAGCAGGTTCTTTACTCGAATTTGCACTTAAAAATGTTAAAAGTTTCCCTGTAGGAAGAGTTGAGTTTTTATATCTATATCCTTTTAATTTTATAGAATATTTAGAAGCAATTGATCACAGTACAGGTCTAGAACAACTAAATAATATTCCTATAAATAACGTTGCTCATAAAACGTTACTCGATTTGTTCAATAAATACACCATTATAGGTGGAATGCCAGAAGTAGTTAGTCAATTTGCCAAAAGTAACAGTATCGTCGATCTCTCCTCTATTTATGAGAGTATTTGGAGTTCCTACATTAGTGATTCAGAAAAATATACAACGAATACAACGGCCAAAAATGTGATTAAGCATATTATGTCATCAGCGGCATATGCTGTTGATGAGCGAATTAAATTCCAAAATTTTGGCAATTCTAACTATCGCTCAAGAGAGGTTGGCGAAGCAATGCGGAATTTACATCAAGCAAAGGTTATTCAACTTATTTATCCAACGACTGCTACCGAACTTCCTATAATACCAGATTTAAAAAAATCACCTAGACTGCAATTTTTGGATACGGGCATACTTAATCATATTTTAGGTATTCGAGCAGAGATGTTGGTTTTAGAAGATTTAAGCCAAAGTTATAAAGGTGCTATTGTACCACATATTGTAACTCAGGAAATCATTTCTATCCAAAGTAATAAGTCCGAATTACCTAGTTTTTGGGTAAGAGAAAAAAAGCAAGCATCATCTGAGGTGGATTTGGTCTTTGCGATGGATGGAAAGCTAATTCCAATTGAAATTAAATCAGGAAGTACGGGCTCATTAAAATCACTTCATCAATTTATAGAACGCACAAATCATCCCTATGCTATTAGGATGTTTGCAGGGGAGTTTTCAATACAAGAAACAAAAACACCCAGCGGAACCCCATACTTACTGATGAATCTACCTTACTATTTAGGAAGCCTAATTCCTCACTATGTCACCTATTTTATAAAAAACTATCAATTATCTAAAACATAA
- the ccoG gene encoding cytochrome c oxidase accessory protein CcoG — protein sequence MAEQGQDNFRDTIGTLNTEGKRAWVFPKKPDGKWYDYRKYVSYVLLVFLFAAPFVKIGGNQFLMFNVLERRFNIFGIPFWPQDFHLFVIMMIVGVVFVILFTVAFGRIFCGWICPQTIFMEMVFRRIEYWIDGDRGKQIRLSKMPWNAEKIKKRVLKWIVFFIISFLIANVFLAYLIGSDELLGYISDGPLKHQSTLISLLIFTAVFYFIFAWFREQVCIIVCPYGRLQGVLLDNKSIVVAYDHKRGEKEAGRAKFKKNEERPETGKGDCIDCFACVHVCPTGIDIRNGTQLECINCTACIDACDYMMEAVDLPKGLIRYDSEDAIEKKEEFSFTPRLKGYTAVLAIVTVVLIGMLFLRNDVEAQFLRLPGELYEHKENNIISNVYTYKIFNKTVADIDGIRFELLSHKGTIKLVSHSDFTIEKEKFAEGTLFIEINAAALTGDKDRLKIGIYSGERLIETITTAFLGPRSYK from the coding sequence ATGGCAGAACAAGGACAAGATAATTTCAGAGATACAATTGGAACCTTAAACACCGAAGGGAAACGCGCTTGGGTATTTCCTAAAAAACCAGATGGAAAGTGGTATGACTACCGCAAATATGTAAGCTATGTTTTACTTGTATTTTTATTTGCGGCACCCTTTGTCAAAATAGGTGGCAATCAATTTTTGATGTTTAATGTGCTAGAGCGGCGATTTAATATTTTCGGGATTCCATTTTGGCCACAAGACTTTCACCTCTTTGTGATTATGATGATTGTTGGGGTGGTATTTGTCATTTTATTTACGGTCGCCTTTGGGCGTATATTTTGCGGTTGGATTTGCCCTCAAACCATTTTTATGGAAATGGTTTTTAGAAGAATTGAATACTGGATTGATGGAGATAGAGGCAAACAAATCCGCTTATCAAAAATGCCCTGGAACGCTGAAAAAATAAAAAAAAGGGTGCTCAAATGGATCGTATTTTTTATCATCTCCTTCCTAATTGCTAATGTGTTTCTTGCCTATCTCATAGGGAGCGACGAACTGTTAGGCTACATATCAGATGGACCTTTAAAACATCAAAGCACACTTATTTCTCTCCTTATTTTCACTGCTGTTTTCTACTTTATTTTTGCTTGGTTTCGAGAACAAGTGTGTATAATTGTGTGTCCGTATGGACGCTTGCAAGGGGTGTTGCTAGACAACAAATCCATTGTAGTTGCATACGACCATAAACGGGGTGAAAAAGAAGCGGGACGGGCGAAGTTTAAAAAAAACGAAGAGCGACCCGAAACGGGCAAAGGCGATTGTATTGATTGTTTTGCATGTGTGCACGTCTGCCCCACTGGCATTGACATTCGGAATGGCACGCAGTTAGAGTGCATCAATTGTACCGCCTGTATTGATGCTTGCGACTATATGATGGAAGCAGTTGATTTGCCCAAAGGACTCATTCGGTACGACAGTGAAGACGCAATTGAAAAGAAAGAAGAGTTCAGTTTTACGCCACGCCTCAAAGGCTATACGGCAGTCTTGGCGATTGTCACAGTAGTACTCATTGGGATGCTTTTTTTGCGCAATGATGTAGAAGCACAGTTTCTTAGATTGCCTGGGGAATTGTATGAACACAAAGAAAATAATATCATCAGTAATGTCTATACCTATAAAATTTTCAATAAAACCGTTGCGGATATCGATGGAATTCGGTTTGAATTGCTATCCCATAAAGGGACTATAAAACTAGTGTCTCACAGTGATTTTACAATAGAAAAAGAAAAATTTGCCGAAGGCACATTGTTTATAGAAATAAATGCCGCCGCCTTAACGGGCGACAAAGACCGATTGAAAATAGGGATTTATAGTGGTGAGCGGCTGATTGAAACCATCACCACCGCCTTTTTAGGACCTAGAAGTTATAAATAA
- a CDS encoding helix-turn-helix domain-containing protein, with the protein MKNYKQASKVGQQLIMSYLKKRMKEKKVTIRKLVVILEVSEPTLIGYFKIKTPMPLGVYLEICGALDLRPYLIPSESDNTEMKRMFF; encoded by the coding sequence ATGAAAAACTACAAGCAAGCATCAAAAGTAGGGCAGCAGCTAATCATGTCCTACTTAAAAAAAAGAATGAAGGAAAAAAAAGTAACCATCAGAAAGCTCGTGGTGATCCTAGAAGTAAGCGAGCCTACTTTGATAGGTTATTTCAAAATCAAAACACCAATGCCGCTAGGTGTGTACTTAGAGATATGTGGGGCTTTAGACTTAAGACCTTATCTCATTCCATCGGAAAGTGACAACACCGAAATGAAAAGAATGTTTTTTTAG
- a CDS encoding cbb3-type cytochrome c oxidase N-terminal domain-containing protein, producing MKTTASFLRVFGVALIGFLFLNWIGTTDETSSFIEQPWLWGIYGFIIFVHIAGEICVGALQRILYQTLSPEAKKRYDEKAALKKANQFTWFKETYKAALGSKAVEEEFEIILDHNYDGIRELDNKLPPWWVYGFYGTILFAVVYLVRFEVLNDYNQIEEYEIAVADAKIEVEKWKKTAKNLVDASTVTLLTESGDLKAGKTIFTTNCAVCHKADGGGGIGSNLADEHWILGGGIKNIFNTISEGGRSGKGMIAWKNELKPLERAQVASYVLSFQGTTPAEPKDAEGELWVDPE from the coding sequence ATGAAAACAACCGCATCATTTTTAAGGGTTTTTGGAGTCGCCCTCATTGGATTTCTATTTTTGAACTGGATTGGCACTACCGATGAAACCTCTTCCTTTATTGAACAACCTTGGCTGTGGGGGATCTATGGGTTTATCATTTTTGTGCATATTGCAGGAGAAATATGTGTGGGTGCTTTGCAAAGGATTCTATACCAAACGCTATCACCCGAAGCCAAAAAGAGATATGACGAAAAAGCTGCCTTAAAAAAAGCAAACCAATTCACATGGTTCAAAGAAACATACAAAGCTGCTTTAGGCAGCAAAGCCGTCGAAGAAGAGTTTGAAATTATTTTAGATCACAACTACGATGGCATCCGAGAATTGGACAACAAATTACCGCCGTGGTGGGTCTATGGTTTTTATGGCACTATTTTATTTGCCGTTGTGTATCTCGTACGTTTTGAAGTATTGAACGATTACAATCAAATTGAAGAATACGAAATTGCGGTTGCTGACGCAAAAATAGAAGTTGAAAAATGGAAAAAAACTGCTAAAAATCTAGTGGATGCAAGTACCGTCACCCTGCTCACAGAAAGTGGAGATTTAAAAGCGGGTAAAACTATTTTTACAACGAACTGTGCGGTGTGTCACAAAGCAGATGGCGGTGGCGGAATTGGCTCTAACCTAGCCGATGAACACTGGATATTAGGAGGCGGTATTAAAAACATTTTTAATACCATTTCAGAAGGAGGCCGAAGTGGAAAAGGAATGATTGCTTGGAAAAACGAATTAAAACCTTTGGAAAGAGCGCAAGTAGCCAGTTATGTATTGAGTTTTCAAGGAACCACGCCTGCCGAACCTAAAGACGCTGAAGGCGAATTATGGGTGGATCCAGAGTGA
- the galE gene encoding UDP-glucose 4-epimerase GalE translates to MQEKIIVTGGCGYIGSHTVITLINHNYEVVILDDLSNSNVQILDRIEKITGVRPHFEQVDLKSSEATQAVFKTHKDAKAVIHFAAHKAVAESIQNPLMYYQNNLFSLINTLKAQQDNGINHLIFSSSATVYGNPSTMPITEDAPTQRSFSPYGNTKKIAEEILEDFTNSQSEISVISLRYFNPIGAHESGQIGEFPTGIPNNLMPYITQTAAGVREKLMVFGNDYPTKDGTPIRDYIHVVDLADAHLKALQRLLDPSSTQPLEVFNLGTGKGYSVLEMIKAFEAVSGSPLNYEITERRPGDVPEMFASTALAKQVLNWEATRGLQEMIQSSWTWEQNLRNEL, encoded by the coding sequence ATGCAAGAAAAAATTATTGTTACAGGCGGTTGTGGTTACATTGGGTCCCATACAGTCATCACATTGATTAACCACAATTATGAGGTGGTGATCCTTGATGATTTGTCAAATTCCAATGTTCAAATTTTAGATCGAATTGAAAAAATTACAGGCGTTAGACCTCATTTTGAACAGGTCGATTTGAAATCTTCTGAAGCAACCCAAGCTGTTTTTAAAACCCATAAAGATGCAAAGGCAGTCATTCATTTTGCAGCCCATAAAGCAGTGGCGGAATCCATTCAAAATCCGTTGATGTATTATCAAAACAATCTTTTTTCATTAATCAATACATTGAAAGCGCAGCAAGATAATGGCATCAATCACCTTATTTTCTCGTCTTCGGCAACCGTTTATGGAAACCCTTCCACAATGCCCATTACCGAAGATGCCCCTACCCAACGTTCATTTTCTCCTTATGGAAATACTAAAAAAATTGCAGAAGAAATTCTAGAAGATTTCACCAATTCACAATCAGAGATATCCGTCATTTCATTGCGTTATTTTAATCCTATTGGAGCGCATGAATCCGGACAAATAGGGGAGTTCCCCACAGGAATCCCAAATAATTTAATGCCTTATATCACACAAACAGCTGCAGGTGTGAGAGAAAAACTAATGGTATTCGGAAATGATTATCCAACCAAAGATGGCACGCCCATTAGAGATTACATCCACGTGGTGGATTTAGCAGACGCTCATTTAAAAGCACTCCAAAGACTCCTCGATCCATCGTCCACTCAACCCCTAGAAGTTTTTAATTTGGGAACAGGAAAAGGGTACTCGGTACTCGAAATGATCAAAGCTTTTGAAGCGGTGAGTGGAAGCCCATTAAACTATGAAATCACAGAGCGAAGACCTGGCGATGTCCCCGAAATGTTTGCATCTACAGCCTTGGCGAAACAGGTGCTGAATTGGGAAGCAACCCGTGGTTTACAAGAGATGATTCAGTCTTCATGGACTTGGGAACAAAACCTTAGAAACGAGCTTTAA
- a CDS encoding sulfite exporter TauE/SafE family protein — translation MLWSALVLGLLGSFHCIGMCGPIAFLLPLDRTNRSKRIFQLLSYHIGRLFTYGLLGFVFGLLGKSLNLFGIQQQLSIFIGVSMIVMILIPSKIFSQYNFSKPLYALVAKLKSAMGVHLKKKSSKTFFVLGFLNGLLPCGLVYMAVFGSLASGGATYGALYLVLFGLGTVPLMTVAIYLGNFLKGKAKQNILKAIPVFVVVIGLLFILRGMGLGIKYISPSEMVTEQQIDSQYDCH, via the coding sequence ATGTTGTGGTCAGCACTTGTCCTCGGGTTGTTAGGAAGTTTCCATTGTATTGGAATGTGTGGCCCAATTGCGTTTTTATTACCTCTTGATCGCACAAACAGAAGCAAGCGCATTTTTCAATTACTAAGCTATCATATAGGACGATTGTTCACCTATGGACTGCTGGGTTTTGTGTTTGGACTGCTAGGAAAAAGTCTGAATTTATTTGGCATTCAACAGCAATTATCCATTTTTATTGGCGTGAGTATGATTGTGATGATTTTAATCCCTTCAAAAATATTCAGTCAATATAATTTTTCAAAGCCATTGTATGCGCTCGTCGCAAAATTGAAAAGTGCGATGGGTGTACATTTGAAAAAAAAGAGTTCTAAAACCTTTTTTGTATTGGGGTTTTTAAACGGTTTGTTGCCTTGTGGATTGGTTTATATGGCGGTGTTTGGTTCCTTGGCAAGTGGTGGCGCGACGTATGGTGCCTTGTATCTTGTGCTGTTTGGACTGGGTACCGTTCCGTTGATGACGGTTGCAATTTATCTAGGGAATTTTTTAAAAGGAAAAGCAAAACAAAACATCTTAAAAGCCATTCCCGTGTTTGTCGTGGTTATTGGCTTATTATTTATTCTGCGCGGAATGGGGCTGGGGATTAAATACATATCGCCTTCAGAAATGGTCACAGAACAACAAATCGATTCACAATACGACTGCCATTAA
- a CDS encoding helix-turn-helix transcriptional regulator has protein sequence MINNVKITNFKAYPQIAGLMPNDSNLEFIGVRKTKQVLWMQNGNNHYFSDLPLYYYTLLKNAYLKDHTAIAFLSEVSDKLRTQVELYTYYMYGSLDATPDIKNGKLAPSENFRDSRNCPSLLWDSKNINIKNHVFTPRQLVIVDFIADNLPDKAIAAALGVTTKTLDFHKSRLFRALGVTTKTELLYLSIQYKIIA, from the coding sequence ATGATTAACAATGTCAAAATTACAAATTTTAAAGCTTACCCACAAATTGCTGGGCTCATGCCTAATGATTCAAACCTTGAATTTATTGGCGTCCGAAAAACAAAGCAAGTCCTTTGGATGCAAAATGGGAATAATCACTACTTCAGTGATTTGCCTTTGTACTATTATACACTTCTAAAAAACGCGTATTTAAAAGACCATACGGCCATTGCTTTTTTGTCCGAAGTGTCTGATAAGTTACGTACACAAGTAGAATTGTACACTTATTATATGTACGGAAGCCTCGACGCAACTCCAGACATCAAAAACGGGAAACTAGCCCCATCCGAAAACTTTAGAGACTCCCGGAACTGTCCTAGCTTGTTATGGGATTCAAAAAATATAAACATCAAAAATCATGTTTTCACACCTCGCCAATTGGTGATCGTTGATTTTATAGCCGATAACCTCCCAGACAAAGCCATTGCGGCCGCGCTTGGGGTGACTACCAAAACACTAGACTTTCATAAGTCTCGACTGTTTAGGGCCCTTGGGGTGACGACTAAAACGGAATTACTCTATTTATCAATTCAGTATAAAATTATAGCATGA
- a CDS encoding CcoQ/FixQ family Cbb3-type cytochrome c oxidase assembly chaperone, whose protein sequence is MLKYVKGNLENIDGVQIYPMISLLIFFIFFVVLFWWVATANKAHIEEVSNLPLNDDTINPNQSLL, encoded by the coding sequence ATGTTAAAATATGTAAAAGGAAACCTAGAGAACATTGATGGCGTACAAATTTACCCCATGATTTCATTACTTATATTCTTCATTTTTTTTGTGGTGCTATTCTGGTGGGTGGCTACCGCAAATAAAGCACATATTGAAGAAGTGAGTAACCTCCCTTTAAATGACGATACTATCAACCCAAATCAATCACTGTTATGA
- a CDS encoding FixH family protein, producing the protein MKKMKWNWGTGIVFVMLGFISFILYFVITMSTDEKFSHDLVTEDYYAKEMAYQNEIDAETNTQNLIEKIESKKVPTGWLIVFPTEFDTSKIKGTIALYRPSNQQLDFELPLIFKDRKLHIPDKNLIGGRWNITIDWIYQDKAFMYKEKIVY; encoded by the coding sequence ATGAAAAAAATGAAATGGAATTGGGGAACAGGAATTGTATTTGTAATGCTGGGGTTTATTAGCTTTATTCTCTACTTTGTAATTACAATGAGTACGGATGAAAAATTCAGTCATGATCTGGTCACAGAGGATTATTATGCCAAAGAAATGGCGTATCAAAACGAGATCGATGCGGAAACAAATACGCAAAATCTTATCGAAAAAATAGAGAGTAAAAAAGTACCAACTGGATGGCTGATTGTATTCCCTACAGAATTTGATACCTCAAAAATTAAAGGAACCATTGCGCTCTACAGACCTTCTAATCAGCAGTTGGATTTTGAATTACCACTCATTTTTAAGGATCGTAAACTACACATTCCAGATAAAAATTTGATAGGTGGCCGTTGGAACATTACCATTGACTGGATTTATCAAGATAAAGCGTTTATGTATAAAGAAAAAATCGTGTATTAA